From one Anoplolepis gracilipes chromosome 8, ASM4749672v1, whole genome shotgun sequence genomic stretch:
- the LOC140668636 gene encoding uncharacterized protein isoform X2, with protein MMPRGALYLLLTILTLDGSQCDTRYFVKMRTNASEMFKTKADNLRILQDPIAITPNSLYDNAGNEHQVEDERMTKEISDDQYNRRNSFVDTSTFNPDVLNKFLEDYANKIKSTTEKSFKYPFRIIKPPAEPLVLEIDNETTETTTTREQNDKFDQNSNATLTDNDSLSEALNDTLKRNKYYGTNTYEDRNGWVTLEAIPWSKSKISKWQANPSTQRPWPEIKPWDKPSMKPWASDYTIRPTYENNKPWYDKSKPNWPDNNENSYQKPISRPPYPFDDMAQKWPVEKPYWNKHENNRPNSDIITDNRPANFPNAWSRPQTAYQLIDKYTEKDQSGDGSEWHDYPSKYEQDRPRPSLITERPNFSHYQYVNNHPPNHPASGDGQWILLSTNRGYSKSRQRSIKIDTVNIPETFKESNMTTRANINKQNRPALLPVMTSKRQIDGVAIDQRYEHDDVPRRPSGSREDVQERRTESQGVRDGETHDRGEYPEQKTDQAHFERTTVKFGSSSSRRSRYVAGDNGNDDTDDAGPSKERFETDGDSGLEQVLQSPNESARSR; from the exons ATGATGCCGAGAGGAGCGCTTTATCTGCTCCTAACGATTTTGACGTTAGATGGATCGCAATGCGACACGAGATACTTTGTAAAAATGAGGACGAATGCATCcgaaatgtttaaaacaaaGGCCGACAATCTGCGGATTCTTCAGGACCCGATAGCGATCACGCCAAATTCGTTGTACGATAATGCGGGAAACGAACATCAAGTCGAGGACGAGAGGATGACCAAAGAAATATCGGACGATCAGTATAATCGGAGAAATTCCTTTGTCGATACATCGACTTTCAATCCAGATGTGCTCAACAAATTTCTCGAAGATTACGCGAACAAGATAAAGAGCACTACCGAAAAGAGCTTCAAGTATCCTTTCAGAATCATAAAACCACCTGCGGAGCCGCTTGTCCTCGAAATCGACAATGAAACCACCGAAACCACAACCACTCGTGAACAGAACGATAAATTTGATCAGAATTCAAATGCTACTTTGACAGATAATGATtcg TTAAGCGAGGCACTAAACGACACCTTGAAGAGGAACAAATATTACGGTACAAATACTTACGAGGACAGGAACGGCTGGGTGACGCTAGAAGCAATTCCGTGGTCTAAGAGCAAAATTTCCAAGTGGCAGGCTAATCCTAGCACGCAACGACCTTGGCCAGAGATAAAGCCGTGGGATAAACCGAGCATGAAACCATGGGCCAGCGACTATACCATCAGACCCACTTATGAAAACAACAAACCGTG GTACGACAAGTCGAAGCCGAATTGGCCCGATAACAACGAGAACTCATATCAGAAACCGATTTCCCGACCTCCTTATCCCTTCGACGACATGGCACAAAAATGGCCAGTGGAAAAACCGTACTGGAACAAACACGAAAATAATCGACCAAATAGCGACATCATCACGGACAATAGACCGGCCAACTTCCCCAACGCTTGGTCCAGGCCTCAGACGGCTTATCAGCTTATCGATAAGTACACGGAGAAAGATCAATCGGGAGACGGGAGCGAATGGCATGATTATCCATCTAAATATGAGCAAGATCGACCTCGACCTAGCCTGATCACCGAGAGACCAAATTTCTCGCATTATCAGTACGTAAATAATCATCCACCGAATCATCCAGCGAGCGGCGACGGTCAGTGGATCCTCCTATCAACAAACCGCGGATATTCCAAGTCGAGACAGAGATCAATCAAAATCGATACAGTAAACATTCCGGAGACATTCAAGGAGAGCAACATGACTACTCGTGCGaacattaataaacaaaacagGCCTGCGTTGCTACCCGTGATGACTTCAAAACGCCAG ATTGACGGTGTTGCCATCGATCAACGGTACGAACACGACGACGTCCCACGGAGGCCTTCTGGAAGTCGAGAAGACGTTCAAGAGCGTCGAACAGAGTCGCAAGGAGTACGAGATGGGGAAACTCACGACCGAGGCGAATATCCCGAACAAAAGACCGATCAGGCACACTTTGAGCGGACAACCGTCAAGTTCGGCAGTTCTAGCAGCCGTCGGAGCAG GTATGTTGCCGGCGACAATGGCAATGATGATACCGATGATGCTGGGCCGTCGAAAGAGAGATTTGAGACTGATGGGGACTCAGGACTTGAGCAAGTCCTACAATCTCCAAATGAATCTGCGCGATCTAGGTAA
- the LOC140668636 gene encoding uncharacterized protein isoform X1 has protein sequence MMPRGALYLLLTILTLDGSQCDTRYFVKMRTNASEMFKTKADNLRILQDPIAITPNSLYDNAGNEHQVEDERMTKEISDDQYNRRNSFVDTSTFNPDVLNKFLEDYANKIKSTTEKSFKYPFRIIKPPAEPLVLEIDNETTETTTTREQNDKFDQNSNATLTDNDSLSEALNDTLKRNKYYGTNTYEDRNGWVTLEAIPWSKSKISKWQANPSTQRPWPEIKPWDKPSMKPWASDYTIRPTYENNKPWYDKSKPNWPDNNENSYQKPISRPPYPFDDMAQKWPVEKPYWNKHENNRPNSDIITDNRPANFPNAWSRPQTAYQLIDKYTEKDQSGDGSEWHDYPSKYEQDRPRPSLITERPNFSHYQYVNNHPPNHPASGDGQWILLSTNRGYSKSRQRSIKIDTVNIPETFKESNMTTRANINKQNRPALLPVMTSKRQVRLTVLPSINGTNTTTSHGGLLEVEKTFKSVEQSRKEYEMGKLTTEANIPNKRPIRHTLSGQPSSSAVLAAVGAGMLPATMAMMIPMMLGRRKRDLRLMGTQDLSKSYNLQMNLRDLGKLAREYNTQPRRTIGL, from the exons ATGATGCCGAGAGGAGCGCTTTATCTGCTCCTAACGATTTTGACGTTAGATGGATCGCAATGCGACACGAGATACTTTGTAAAAATGAGGACGAATGCATCcgaaatgtttaaaacaaaGGCCGACAATCTGCGGATTCTTCAGGACCCGATAGCGATCACGCCAAATTCGTTGTACGATAATGCGGGAAACGAACATCAAGTCGAGGACGAGAGGATGACCAAAGAAATATCGGACGATCAGTATAATCGGAGAAATTCCTTTGTCGATACATCGACTTTCAATCCAGATGTGCTCAACAAATTTCTCGAAGATTACGCGAACAAGATAAAGAGCACTACCGAAAAGAGCTTCAAGTATCCTTTCAGAATCATAAAACCACCTGCGGAGCCGCTTGTCCTCGAAATCGACAATGAAACCACCGAAACCACAACCACTCGTGAACAGAACGATAAATTTGATCAGAATTCAAATGCTACTTTGACAGATAATGATtcg TTAAGCGAGGCACTAAACGACACCTTGAAGAGGAACAAATATTACGGTACAAATACTTACGAGGACAGGAACGGCTGGGTGACGCTAGAAGCAATTCCGTGGTCTAAGAGCAAAATTTCCAAGTGGCAGGCTAATCCTAGCACGCAACGACCTTGGCCAGAGATAAAGCCGTGGGATAAACCGAGCATGAAACCATGGGCCAGCGACTATACCATCAGACCCACTTATGAAAACAACAAACCGTG GTACGACAAGTCGAAGCCGAATTGGCCCGATAACAACGAGAACTCATATCAGAAACCGATTTCCCGACCTCCTTATCCCTTCGACGACATGGCACAAAAATGGCCAGTGGAAAAACCGTACTGGAACAAACACGAAAATAATCGACCAAATAGCGACATCATCACGGACAATAGACCGGCCAACTTCCCCAACGCTTGGTCCAGGCCTCAGACGGCTTATCAGCTTATCGATAAGTACACGGAGAAAGATCAATCGGGAGACGGGAGCGAATGGCATGATTATCCATCTAAATATGAGCAAGATCGACCTCGACCTAGCCTGATCACCGAGAGACCAAATTTCTCGCATTATCAGTACGTAAATAATCATCCACCGAATCATCCAGCGAGCGGCGACGGTCAGTGGATCCTCCTATCAACAAACCGCGGATATTCCAAGTCGAGACAGAGATCAATCAAAATCGATACAGTAAACATTCCGGAGACATTCAAGGAGAGCAACATGACTACTCGTGCGaacattaataaacaaaacagGCCTGCGTTGCTACCCGTGATGACTTCAAAACGCCAG GTCAGATTGACGGTGTTGCCATCGATCAACGGTACGAACACGACGACGTCCCACGGAGGCCTTCTGGAAGTCGAGAAGACGTTCAAGAGCGTCGAACAGAGTCGCAAGGAGTACGAGATGGGGAAACTCACGACCGAGGCGAATATCCCGAACAAAAGACCGATCAGGCACACTTTGAGCGGACAACCGTCAAGTTCGGCAGTTCTAGCAGCCGTCGGAGCAG GTATGTTGCCGGCGACAATGGCAATGATGATACCGATGATGCTGGGCCGTCGAAAGAGAGATTTGAGACTGATGGGGACTCAGGACTTGAGCAAGTCCTACAATCTCCAAATGAATCTGCGCGATCTAGGTAAACTCGCGAGGGAATATAATACTCAACCAAGAAGAACAATAggattgtaa
- the LOC140668633 gene encoding uncharacterized protein: protein MRMQILKIVVVLLVAGSGDARPQKTNNVNSATQAKTSDAGLRDVQARNKTHDTIRDDSSEQLNVTNRNLKDLQYMDQSLRTVATQLLNVTNPQDVMKVHNKEFTKVEHGIGTTLKSSEKNATASLIKEVNPEVGNLESTGLSFGRPINSKFSYFESSHPGQAMAMTEEELEREMSSTRLMTAYKNQPTTTGGISTWILLNPPSTTVKSAEVEKTKLQQPFQTEVRLTVRPSSSIDRVETISQPDKTTEKSTPQLTPVITTEKVTVITKKPTTTVMKKITTTPRPEKDTPDSEKLESSSSTTLKAVRTTTVSTLTSDGAASSTTILTTKKSQGPRTTSKPKITTPRTTSNSKPVTTKPTRPGQQGRPKPTTTRRTTVKLETTKNETSASTGKIEKVTFKPVSIITTPEHNKAENTEKPIFVTKIKASMLMDQKPPTTLPPTSAATIPDSDIALSKTDLNGVDLVEVPVRSKPIGTKVNNVLKVELKKPADETTQIEIQPIKVNAPVLKIEKIDKEKMEQLVEKDTDNLSNSKIDLQFDFNPELTKINVETQTPTEVTATSTTTTATTASTTTKRPRHNSKRKKNKVRRRKPSTTLAVPSSTVATVVSTLMETSEGITDANFLDNAIQESKIAPETKVAANATKNKKKQPQKAISTQIYNFLSREVMPSFGVMSLVGLGLGLASYFLYPFGGTIARRNYEVESNYKYNPDEYGGNYGQSEEEVLSKVFQGMTNHESKYPGAKDVNSNYYHYQHYDGAYDTQTTKKTDARYPSISTSPVYRTIENTQPVKYRNTDFRYADVQTTPVYYDHKHSDLAEAGSANRQFVVGNVPKEYPFDVKVAALPIDSKPGVNYVSTEIGQTQFERDIAQGFNFPPDSADVHNYGHLEASTIRPDDGYEEIEITPTAVAVEHGPRSLKIKRAVGTSEGDRRSRSKRESVIQVIPSKHELEEEREEAEKEEDLSNEILDIIDSALPGGEQRKTKNTSEDNEIEDFEGQRKKHQEEANTRAKESTMKTFTTVKNIETTKDTTSVPESTTFTPKTVEQANDSDSSTSSETSSDRDITEAYSTSTTMNSKTTEATTVEWESSTTKKPAESFSLFNFVKKVAEIKFRLGLTILKHASEGFARYLGHVQKRINGEE from the exons ATGAGGATGCAGATACTAAAGATTGTGGTGGTCCTGCTTGTCGCAGGATCAGGGGATGCCAGACCTCAGAAAACta ACAATGTAAATTCGGCAACACAAGCGAAAACGAGCGACGCAGGATTGAGAGACGTTCAAGCCCGGAACAAGACGCACGATACAATTCGGGACGATAGCAG cGAGCAGCTAAATGTCACCAACCGTAACTTGAAGGATCTGCAATATATGGATCAATCCCTGAGAACCGTCGCCACTCAACTTCTCAATGTTACGAATCCGCAAGACGTGATGAAAGTACATAACAAAGAGTTTACCAAGGTAGAACATGGCATTGGGACGACGCTGAAGTCCTCGGAAAAAAACGCTACAGCTTCATTGATAAAGGAAGTCAATCCAGAAGTCGGTAATTTGGAGTCCACTGGCTTAAGTTTCGGCAGGCCGATAAATTCCAAGTTTAGTTACTTCGAGAGTAGCCACCCTGGCCAGGCAATGGCGATGACGGAGGAAGAGCTCGAGCGGGAGATGAGTTCCACGAGGCTGATGACTGCGTATAAGAATCAGCCGACGACTACTGGCGGTATTTCCACGTGGATCCTGCTGAATCCGCCGTCCACGACTGTGAAAAGTGCGGAGGTCGAAAAAACAAAGTTACAGCAACCTTTCCAGACGGAAGTACGACTAACGGTCAGACCAAGCTCGTCGATCGACAGAGTGGAAACGATCTCGCAGCCTGATAAGACGACGGAGAAGAGCACACCGCAGTTAACCCCCGTTATAACCACGGAAAAAGTAACCGTGATCACGAAAAAACCGACTACAACAGTCATGAAGAAGATCACAACTACTCCGAGGCCGGAAAAAGACACTCCGGATTCGGAAAAGTTAGAATCTTCCTCGAGTACGACTTTAAAGGCAGTTCGCACCACAACTGTAAGTACTTTGACAAGCGACGGAGCAGCTTCTTCGACAACTATTCTTACGACGAAGAAGAGTCAGGGGCCGCGAACCACTTCTAAACCGAAGATTACTACGCCGAGAACGACTTCGAATTCTAAGCCGGTAACGACAAAGCCGACGAGACCAGGTCAACAGGGTAGACCGAAGCCTACCACGACAAGAAGAACCACGGTCAAACTTGAAACAACGAAAAACGAAACTTCTGCGTCGACCGGGAAGATCGAGAAGGTGACCTTCAAACCCGTTTCTATCATCACAACTCCAGAACACAACAAAGCGGAGAATACCGAAAAACCGATATTCGTCACTAAAATCAAAGCTTCGATGCTCATGGACCAGAAACCCCCGACCACTCTACCTCCGACATCGGCCGCAACCATCCCAGATTCCGATATCGCGTTATCTAAAACGGATTTGAATGGTGTTGACCTCGTGGAGGTGCCAGTGAGATCGAAGCCGATCGGCACGAAGGTGAATAACGTGTTGAAAGTAGAGCTGAAGAAGCCTGCGGATGAGACTACGCAGATTGAAATACAGCCGATTAAAGTCAACGCGCCGGTCCTGAAGATCGAGAAGATCGACAAGGAGAAGATGGAGCAGCTGGTGGAGAAAGATACGGATAATCTGAGTAACTCCAAGATAGACTTGCAATTCGACTTTAATCCCGAACTAACGAAGATTAACGTAGAAACGCAAACGCCAACAGAAGTGACCGCAACGTCGACTACGACGACCGCAACGACAGCGTCGACCACAACTAAACGACCGAGACACAATtcgaagaggaagaagaataaAGTTCGCAGACGCAAGCCATCCACGACTTTGGCGGTGCCAAGTTCGACAGTCGCGACGGTTGTTTCTACTTTGATGGAGACCAGCGAGGGTATCACGGACGCTAACTTTTTAGATAACGCGATCCAGGAATCAAAGATCGCACCCGAGACAAAGGTCGCAGCAAACGCGACAAAGAACAAGAAAAAACAGCCGCAGAAAGCGATCAGCACTCAAATCTACAACTTTCTCAGTCGCGAGGTGATGCCTAGCTTCGGCGTAATGTCGCTGGTAGGTCTGGGTCTTGGTTTAGCCTCGTACTTCTTGTACCCCTTCGGCGGTACCATCGCTCGAAGAAACTACGAAGTGGAGTCAAATTACAAGTACAATCCGGACGAGTACGGCGGTAATTACGGACAGAGCGAGGAAGAGGTGTTGTCCAAGGTATTCCAAGGTATGACGAATCACGAAAGCAAATATCCGGGAGCGAAAGATGTCAATAGCAACTATTATCATTATCAGCATTACGACGGTGCGTATGATACGCAGACGACGAAAAAGACGGACGCGAGATATCCGTCGATATCCACATCACCTGTTTATAGAACGATAGAAAATACTCAGCCAGTTAAGTATCGCAACACGGACTTTAGATATGCCGACGTTCAAACCACTCCGGTTTATTATGATCATAAACATTCGGATCTGGCAGAAGCGGGATCGGCGAATCGGCAGTTTGTAGTCGGTAACGTACCCAAGGAATATCCTTTTGACGTGAAAGTGGCCGCCTTGCCGATAGACAGCAAGCCTGGCGTTAATTACGTATCAACCGAGATCGGGCAAACACAGTTCGAGAGAGACATCGCGCAAGGTTTCAATTTCCCACCGGACTCGGCTGATGTGCATAATTATGGTCACCTGGAAGCCTCGACCATCAGACCGGACGATGGATATGAAGAAATCGAGATAACGCCGACCGCAGTAGCCGTCGAACATGGACCGCGATCTCTCAAGATTAAACGCGCCGTTGGTACCAGCGAAGGTGACCGACGTTCGAGGTCGAAGAGAGAGTCGGTAATACAGGTGATACCGTCGAAACATGAACTGGAGGAGGAGCGCGAAGAGGCGGAGAAGGAAGAGGACTTGAGCAACGAGATTCTGGACATCATCGACTCGGCACTGCCGGGTGGGGAGCAGCGAAAGACGAAGAATACTAGCGAGGACAACGAGATAGAAGATTTCGAAGGGCAGAGGAAAAAACATCAGGAGGAAGCCAATACGCGTGCGAAGGAATCCACTATGAAGACTTTTACTaccgtaaaaaatatagaaactaCAAAAGACACAACGAGTGTCCCTGAAAGCACGACATTTACTCCCAAGACCGTCGAGCAAGCGAATGACAGTGATTCAAGCACCTCTTCGGAGACTTCTTCTGATCGAGATATCACGGAAGCATATTCCACGAGCACGACAATGAATTCGAAAACCACGGAAGCGACAACTGTCGAATGGGAGAGCTCGACTACGAAGAAGCCCGCTGAAAGCTTTAGCCTTTTCAACTTTGTGAAGAAAGTGGCCGAGATTAAGTTTAGGCTGGGCTTGACGATCCTCAAGCACGCCAGCGAAGGATTTGCGCGATATCTAGGTCACGTGCAAAAGAGAATCAACGGCGAGGAATGA
- the LOC140668635 gene encoding uncharacterized protein: protein MNDDISIAKNRQKSGSTSVKSSESFSNKRIIGDNTLRWKTGQVSNIPSFHIARTKVSIEPRESAISTHSIRKDHKSIRKSADSILTLHENLKPSFVIDPSRHIVDSKRNDLNNSRELTRPILISSSKSKVGYDVFRRHAITSNRNFVKLRYPFSTLNRNTSNVALNSKLKNDDNVQLRESMKNHLTRTAAKRPALNDRTMLDSTKNHHHSLHTQNLSSQVERVDGEDTTRDDYGTSTMVQHNAYLKNWPNETFQGIEDLYNYEKYTSSLEKNSNHYSGFHDADQVPMILSSNDGYYNHPDPIINASVKKIINWLKVPTIIPNNTQFMDDSNAVHKPVESVFESIYENLEPNRPLSVSNHDDDHYETVILQDPSQSENLDEINYHEKYPNFVHPQYVTDSANISPALISSSWSDAALLKNKTVYNPTTHVTQNTVVHILNNGLKEPNVTQVPQSNAVSADQTVSSSAQNPNVDVILHDKNKEKKEPSKQEINTLPSSYNCPTITINTYTRVNNTIQSKEGCTDLNIIVNSHVLSTNVFKPSDEPTELDQQISLATESYGDTDESEKYPGEIDDLSHQDSVNSYVTASIGTYDSLEAPRPGQNDYYDSQKNPDSILDGKDPVSSELSTVEVFQNTQISVLGSGVPLTDSEADSVADGPVGASVDGPAINDMAVSEALALENVDSINSPALMNIPSSLNSATGQANNGLGSLQLPALPSRPLSSNSLSSSAGAGSSSNDASLSNDDDDDFDLSPSGVLQSVASVFTYFSLLNPLGYSFFSLAAAPFAAMAAGVLGVAAVIFPWAIPNVLDFGRAADKVTIRFKPNVEEFVKQAVHKYSDLNEWKSRRKKRRR, encoded by the coding sequence ATGAACGATGATATTTCTATTGCGAAAAATCGGCAGAAGTCAGGTTCGACTTCTGTTAAATCATCTGAATCATTCTCGAATAAACGTATTATTGGAGATAATACGTTGCGTTGGAAGACAGGACAGGTTTCGAATATTCCTTCTTTTCATATAGCGAGAACTAAGGTCTCGATTGAGCCCCGGGAAAGCGCTATTTCAACTCATTCCATTCGTAAAGATCACAAGTCGATTCGTAAAAGCGCAGATTCGATCCTGACTCTACACGAAAATTTAAAGCCTAGTTTCGTAATCGATCCTTCTCGCCACATTGTTGATTCCAAACGCAACGATTTGAATAATTCAAGAGAATTAACGCGTCCGATCTTGATCTCAAGTTCGAAATCAAAAGTCGGTTATGACGTATTTCGCAGACACGCGATAACTTCTAATAGAAACTTCGTCAAGCTTCGATATCCTTTCTCTACCTTAAATCGAAACACTAGCAATGTCGCGTTGAATTCGAAGCTGAAAAATGACGACAATGTTCAACTGAGAGAGTCGATGAAGAACCACTTGACACGAACAGCTGCAAAGAGGCCTGCTTTGAACGATCGGACGATGTTAGATTCGACCAAGAATCATCATCATTCTTTGCATACTCAGAATTTGTCGAGTCAGGTCGAGAGAGTCGACGGTGAAGACACAACGAGAGACGACTATGGTACATCGACTATGGTACAACATAACGCGTACTTGAAGAACTGGCCGAATGAAACGTTTCAGGGAATCGAGGATCTATACAATTATGAGAAGTACACTTCATCTCTGGAGAAGAATTCGAATCATTACTCCGGCTTTCACGATGCCGATCAGGTGCCGATGATTTTATCGTCGAACGACGGTTACTACAATCATCCGGATCCAATTATTAATGCCAGCGTGAAGAAAATCATCAACTGGCTGAAGGTACCAACAATTATACCGAACAATACGCAATTTATGGATGACAGCAACGCTGTTCATAAACCGGTTGAATCAGTTTTTGAATCgatctatgaaaatttggaaCCTAATCGTCCATTGAGCGTTAGCAATCATGACGACGATCATTACGAGACTGTCATTCTTCAGGATCCATCTCAGAGTGAAAATCTCGATGAAATAAACTATCATGAAAAGTATCCAAATTTCGTTCATCCACAATATGTAACAGATTCTGCAAATATTTCTCCTGCTTTAATTTCTTCCTCCTGGTCCGACGCGGCGTTGCTGAAGAATAAGACCGTTTACAATCCCACGACACATGTGACGCAGAATACAGTGGtccatattttaaacaatggTTTAAAGGAACCAAATGTAACGCAAGTGCCTCAATCAAACGCGGTATCTGCTGATCAAACGGTTTCTTCTTCAGCTCAAAATCCGAATGTTGATGTAATATTGCATGataaaaacaaagagaaaaaagaaccTTCTAAACAGGAGATCAATACCTTACCCTCATCATATAACTGTCCGACAATCACGATAAATACGTACACTCGCGTGAACAATACGATTCAAAGCAAAGAAGGATGCACTgatcttaatataattgtcaaCTCCCACGTGTTGAGTACAAATGTGTTCAAGCCGAGCGACGAACCGACCGAGCTCGATCAGCAGATCTCGTTGGCGACTGAAAGCTACGGTGACACGGACGAGAGTGAGAAATATCCTGGGGAGATCGACGATCTTTCTCATCAGGATTCTGTAAATAGTTACGTAACCGCATCGATCGGAACGTATGACTCGCTTGAGGCTCCGCGACCAGGtcaaaatgattattatgattCTCAGAAAAATCCAGATAGCATCTTAGATGGGAAAGATCCTGTATCCTCAGAACTGTCGACCGTCGAGGTGTTTCAGAATACTCAGATCAGCGTGCTCGGCTCAGGCGTTCCGTTAACAGACTCGGAAGCGGATTCGGTTGCAGATGGTCCTGTCGGAGCATCCGTCGATGGTCCCGCCATTAACGATATGGCTGTTTCTGAAGCACTAGCTCTTGAAAACGTTGATTCTATAAATTCGCCGGCTCTCATGAATATTCCTTCATCTTTGAATTCTGCAACGGGTCAGGCCAACAATGGTCTTGGCTCCTTGCAGCTTCCCGCACTGCCCAGTCGACCCTTATCGAGTAATAGTTTATCTTCGAGTGCGGGTGCGGGATCTTCCTCCAACGATGCATCTTTATCCAACGATGATGACGATGATTTCGATCTATCGCCAAGCGGCGTGTTGCAGTCAGTCGCCTCGGTCTTCACGTACTTTTCTTTATTGAATCCATTAGGTTACAGCTTCTTCAGCCTTGCTGCAGCACCGTTCGCTGCGATGGCAGCCGGTGTGCTCGGTGTCGCCGCGGTGATCTTCCCGTGGGCGATACCAAATGTCCTCGATTTCGGACGTGCCGCAGACAAGGTGACGATTAGATTCAAACCAAATGTCGAAGAGTTCGTTAAACAAGCCGTACACAAGTACAGTGATCTGAACGAATGGAAGAGCAGACGGAAGAAGCGCAGGAGATGA